One part of the Pseudomonas urmiensis genome encodes these proteins:
- the motA gene encoding flagellar motor stator protein MotA: protein MAKIIGIIVVFASVLGGYVLSHGKIAALIQPFEVLIIGGAAFGAFLQANPGYMTMHVIKKSMKMFGSRFSHTFYLEVLGLVYEILNKSRREGMMAIESDIEDAAASPIFAKYPAVLGDERMTAFICDYLRIMSTGNMAPHELEGLFDMELLSMKEELDHPSHAVTGIADGMPGFGIVAAVLGIVVTMASLGEGDQASIGLHVGAALVGTFFGILAAYGFFGPLATCLAHDAKEEVNLYEAIKASLVASASGMPPSLAVEFGRKVLYPKHRPSFAELEQAVRGR from the coding sequence ATGGCTAAAATTATCGGCATCATCGTCGTATTCGCGAGCGTGCTCGGCGGCTACGTACTCTCCCACGGCAAGATCGCGGCGCTGATCCAGCCGTTCGAAGTGCTGATCATCGGCGGTGCGGCCTTTGGCGCGTTCCTGCAGGCCAACCCTGGTTACATGACCATGCATGTGATCAAGAAGTCGATGAAGATGTTCGGCTCGCGCTTCTCCCACACCTTCTATCTGGAGGTGCTTGGCCTGGTTTACGAGATCCTCAACAAGAGCCGTCGTGAAGGCATGATGGCAATCGAGAGCGATATCGAAGACGCTGCGGCCAGCCCGATCTTCGCTAAATACCCTGCAGTGCTGGGTGATGAGCGCATGACCGCGTTCATCTGCGATTACCTGCGCATCATGTCCACCGGCAACATGGCCCCGCACGAGCTCGAAGGCTTGTTCGACATGGAGCTGCTGAGCATGAAGGAAGAACTCGATCACCCCTCCCATGCGGTGACCGGCATCGCCGACGGCATGCCTGGTTTCGGTATCGTCGCCGCGGTACTGGGTATCGTCGTGACCATGGCCTCGCTGGGTGAAGGCGACCAGGCCTCGATCGGCCTGCACGTGGGTGCGGCACTGGTCGGTACCTTCTTCGGTATTCTGGCTGCCTACGGCTTCTTCGGCCCCCTGGCCACCTGCCTGGCGCACGACGCCAAGGAAGAGGTCAACCTGTACGAGGCGATCAAGGCTTCGCTGGTTGCTTCGGCCTCTGGCATGCCGCCATCGCTGGCCGTCGAATTCGGGCGCAAGGTGCTCTATCCCAAGCACCGTCCGAGCTTCGCCGAGCTGGAACAAGCGGTTCGCGGTCGCTGA
- a CDS encoding HDOD domain-containing protein, producing MPIEAKVPGQIPRTLDGWIKLLDSVRLPVPKESHDRVLAAINDSRRSLREIAELMQDSPALVLCVMREANHPANASQAEPAESLEVAVNRLGLERTAQLLTRLPALPGDDIPPVLRQFLLISQHASQQASGLFASRLARLWQEIHWGSLLFLSPLWPLALSHPKLLDAWELRVIHKGEDATEVEQELFGVRIMELCQAVASHWRLPEWVTQGYRLLTSERELLAQVLNIAREPDSLTQQHRLDEEPGLRRWFNQPANTVLLANGLALAAQVGWDNPHLLRWQLLTALYLQTSLDDVQQQVHQQAAASARHHARHALFHPAEALIWPWQQRRPHPDMLTPPPPPSEDLVRWRKLCSELLAQPSPFSNAVHLASQACEALLACGMQRIMLLMHDKPNDALLVQQAAGLPSEAAALNLPVAQNKLLQRLTSQAGQLRLTPDNHAQFSALLPAALRALFRSEHLLLRSLAVDGQVLMLMIADQGGKPLADVGVQAFGKTAQCVERALATFSKPNR from the coding sequence ATGCCAATTGAAGCCAAGGTACCAGGTCAGATTCCGCGCACCCTCGATGGCTGGATAAAGCTGCTCGACAGCGTCCGCCTGCCGGTGCCGAAAGAAAGCCACGACCGTGTTTTAGCCGCAATCAATGACAGCCGTAGGTCCCTGCGCGAAATCGCCGAACTGATGCAGGACAGCCCGGCCCTGGTGCTTTGCGTGATGCGTGAGGCCAATCATCCAGCCAATGCCAGCCAGGCCGAGCCCGCCGAAAGCCTTGAGGTGGCCGTCAACCGCCTGGGCCTGGAGCGTACCGCCCAGTTGCTGACGCGCCTGCCCGCGCTGCCGGGCGACGACATCCCACCAGTGCTGCGCCAATTTCTACTGATCAGCCAACACGCCTCGCAGCAGGCCAGCGGCCTGTTCGCCAGCCGCCTGGCTCGACTGTGGCAGGAAATCCACTGGGGTAGCCTGTTGTTCCTGTCGCCGCTGTGGCCATTGGCCCTGAGCCACCCCAAGCTGCTGGACGCCTGGGAGCTGCGGGTGATCCACAAGGGTGAAGATGCCACCGAAGTCGAACAGGAGCTGTTCGGGGTCCGCATCATGGAGTTGTGCCAAGCCGTTGCCAGTCACTGGCGCCTGCCCGAGTGGGTGACCCAGGGCTATCGCTTGCTGACCAGCGAACGCGAGTTGCTCGCCCAAGTACTGAACATCGCCCGCGAACCCGACAGCCTCACCCAGCAACACCGGCTGGATGAAGAGCCCGGCCTGCGCCGCTGGTTCAACCAGCCGGCCAACACCGTGCTACTGGCCAACGGCCTGGCCCTGGCCGCCCAGGTTGGCTGGGACAACCCGCACCTGCTGCGCTGGCAATTGCTGACTGCGCTGTATTTGCAAACCAGCCTCGATGACGTGCAGCAGCAGGTCCACCAACAAGCGGCGGCCAGCGCCCGCCACCATGCGCGCCACGCCCTGTTCCACCCAGCCGAAGCGCTGATCTGGCCGTGGCAGCAACGCCGGCCGCACCCCGACATGCTCACCCCGCCGCCGCCGCCCAGTGAAGACCTGGTCCGCTGGCGTAAGCTGTGCAGTGAACTGTTGGCCCAGCCAAGCCCTTTCAGCAACGCCGTGCACCTGGCTAGCCAGGCCTGCGAAGCGCTGTTGGCCTGCGGCATGCAGCGGATCATGCTACTGATGCACGATAAGCCCAATGACGCTTTGCTCGTGCAACAAGCGGCTGGTTTGCCCAGTGAAGCCGCAGCCCTGAACTTGCCAGTAGCCCAAAACAAACTGTTACAGCGCTTGACCAGTCAGGCCGGACAGCTGCGCCTGACCCCGGACAACCATGCGCAGTTTTCTGCCCTGCTGCCCGCAGCACTACGCGCGTTGTTCCGCAGCGAGCACCTACTGCTGCGCTCGCTGGCCGTCGATGGCCAGGTACTGATGCTGATGATTGCCGACCAGGGCGGTAAGCCGCTGGCTGATGTCGGTGTGCAAGCCTTTGGCAAAACCGCGCAGTGCGTAGAGCGTGCCCTGGCCACCTTCAGCAAGCCCAATCGTTAA
- the rhdA gene encoding thiosulfate sulfurtransferase: MTDFSGLPLVIEPADLLSRLDSPQLILVDLTSANRYGSGHIPGARFVDPKRTQLGQPPAPGLLPARADLEKLFGELGHRDDAVYVVYDDEGGGWAGRFIWLLDVIGHSKYHYLNGGIQAWPADKLSTDVPASAGGPLSLTLHAEPTATREYLQSRLGAADLAIWDARAPSEYRGEKVLAAKGGHIPGAVNFEWTAGMDMNDHLRIRKDMAEILQNLGITPDKEVITHCQTHHRSGFTYLVAKSLGYPRVKAYAGSWGEWGNHPDTPVDV, encoded by the coding sequence ATGACTGACTTTTCCGGCTTGCCGCTGGTGATCGAACCGGCTGACTTGCTGTCGCGCCTGGATTCGCCACAGCTGATCCTGGTCGATCTGACCAGTGCCAACCGTTATGGCAGCGGGCACATTCCCGGCGCTCGCTTCGTCGACCCCAAGCGCACTCAGCTTGGCCAGCCGCCGGCCCCCGGCCTGCTGCCGGCACGTGCCGACCTGGAAAAACTGTTCGGCGAACTCGGCCACCGCGATGACGCCGTTTACGTGGTGTACGACGACGAGGGCGGCGGCTGGGCTGGGCGCTTCATCTGGCTGCTGGATGTCATTGGCCATAGCAAGTATCACTACCTCAATGGTGGTATCCAGGCATGGCCGGCTGACAAGTTGTCCACCGACGTGCCGGCCAGCGCTGGCGGCCCGCTGAGCCTGACCTTGCATGCCGAACCCACCGCCACCCGCGAATACCTGCAAAGCCGCCTGGGCGCTGCCGACCTGGCCATCTGGGACGCCCGCGCGCCCAGCGAATACCGCGGCGAGAAGGTCTTGGCGGCCAAAGGCGGACATATCCCTGGCGCGGTCAACTTCGAGTGGACCGCCGGCATGGACATGAATGACCATCTGCGCATTCGCAAGGACATGGCCGAGATCCTCCAGAACCTGGGCATCACCCCGGACAAGGAAGTGATCACCCACTGCCAGACCCATCACCGCTCCGGTTTTACCTACCTGGTGGCTAAATCCCTCGGCTACCCACGGGTCAAGGCCTACGCCGGCTCCTGGGGCGAATGGGGTAACCATCCGGACACGCCTGTAGACGTTTAA
- the asd gene encoding archaetidylserine decarboxylase (Phosphatidylserine decarboxylase is synthesized as a single chain precursor. Generation of the pyruvoyl active site from a Ser is coupled to cleavage of a Gly-Ser bond between the larger (beta) and smaller (alpha chains). It is an integral membrane protein.) — protein sequence MKSRLFIISQYLLPHHLLSRLAGCIAECRARWFKNAFTAWFAKRYQVDMSEALVEDLSAYEHFNAFFTRALKPGARPLDETPGAILCPADGAVSQLGPIEHGRIFQAKGHGYSALELLGGDPALAAPFMGGEFATIYLSPKDYHRVHMPLAGTLREMVYVPGRLFSVNQTTAENVPELFARNERVVCLFDTERGPMAVVLVGAMIVASIETVWAGLVTPPKRELKTFRYDEASRAPIHLEKGAELGRFKLGSTAIVLFGPEQVKWAESLGAGSAVRMGQQLAVPSQA from the coding sequence ATGAAATCCCGCTTGTTCATCATCAGCCAGTACCTGCTGCCGCACCATTTGCTGTCGCGGCTGGCCGGTTGCATTGCCGAGTGCCGTGCGCGCTGGTTCAAGAATGCCTTCACCGCCTGGTTCGCCAAGCGCTATCAGGTCGACATGTCCGAAGCGCTGGTCGAAGACCTGAGCGCCTACGAGCACTTCAACGCCTTCTTCACCCGCGCCCTCAAGCCCGGTGCCCGCCCGTTGGATGAAACGCCAGGCGCCATCCTGTGTCCGGCAGACGGTGCAGTGAGCCAGCTCGGCCCGATTGAGCATGGCCGCATCTTCCAGGCCAAGGGCCACGGCTACAGCGCGCTGGAGCTGCTGGGCGGTGACCCGGCCCTGGCCGCGCCGTTCATGGGCGGTGAGTTCGCCACCATCTACCTGTCGCCCAAAGACTACCACCGCGTGCACATGCCGCTGGCCGGTACCTTGCGCGAGATGGTCTATGTGCCGGGTCGCCTGTTCTCGGTCAACCAGACCACCGCGGAAAACGTTCCAGAGTTGTTCGCTCGTAATGAGCGTGTGGTCTGCCTGTTCGACACCGAGCGCGGGCCAATGGCCGTTGTGCTGGTAGGGGCGATGATCGTGGCCTCGATCGAAACCGTCTGGGCGGGCCTGGTCACGCCACCGAAGCGTGAGCTGAAGACCTTCCGTTATGACGAAGCCAGCCGGGCACCGATTCATTTGGAGAAAGGTGCTGAATTGGGCCGCTTCAAGCTGGGTTCGACGGCGATCGTGCTGTTCGGGCCAGAGCAGGTGAAGTGGGCCGAGAGCTTGGGTGCTGGGTCGGCAGTGCGCATGGGCCAGCAATTGGCTGTGCCTAGCCAAGCCTGA
- the serB gene encoding phosphoserine phosphatase SerB, with product MREIVLINITGEDRPGLTAAITGVLLQGGVNILDIGLAVMHGTLSFGILVDIPDNEVATQLLQSVQAKAHELNLQARYTPISEADYQHWADSQGEARQIVTLLSRKVTPEQLQRVSAVISQYGLTIERIERLSARVVLDAPTEKGKACLEISVRGEPSDAQALRAEFFALSQELAVDIAFQKDDLFRRNRRLAVFDMDSTLIEAEVIDELAKAAGVGEQVAAITERAMRGELDFRASFKERMALLKGLDVGVLDEIGASLRLTEGAENLFAELKRLGYKTAILSGGFTYFAKQVQARLGIDYVFANELEVVDGKVTGVAIEPIVDAQRKADLLQELASKEGLQLAQTIAVGDGANDLPMLSLAGLGVAFRAKPLVRQSAKQAISTLGLDGVLYLLGLRDRDARG from the coding sequence GTGCGCGAAATCGTCCTGATCAACATCACCGGTGAGGACCGTCCCGGTCTCACTGCCGCCATCACCGGCGTCCTGCTCCAGGGCGGTGTGAACATCCTCGACATCGGCCTGGCGGTCATGCACGGCACCTTGTCGTTCGGCATTCTGGTCGACATTCCTGACAACGAAGTGGCCACTCAGCTGCTGCAGAGCGTGCAAGCCAAGGCCCACGAGCTCAACCTGCAAGCGCGTTACACGCCGATTTCCGAGGCCGATTACCAGCATTGGGCCGACAGCCAGGGCGAGGCCCGGCAGATTGTCACCCTGCTCAGCCGCAAGGTCACCCCCGAGCAACTGCAGCGGGTCAGTGCGGTGATCAGCCAGTATGGCCTGACCATCGAGCGGATCGAGCGCCTGTCCGCCCGGGTGGTGCTGGATGCGCCAACAGAGAAGGGCAAGGCTTGCCTGGAAATTTCCGTACGCGGTGAGCCGAGCGATGCCCAGGCCCTGCGTGCTGAGTTCTTCGCCCTGTCGCAAGAGCTGGCGGTGGATATCGCCTTCCAGAAGGACGACCTGTTCCGTCGCAACCGTCGCCTGGCAGTGTTCGACATGGACTCGACCCTGATCGAGGCCGAAGTGATCGACGAGTTGGCCAAGGCTGCCGGCGTCGGCGAGCAAGTGGCCGCGATCACCGAGCGGGCGATGCGCGGCGAGTTGGATTTCCGCGCCAGCTTCAAAGAGCGGATGGCGCTGCTCAAGGGCCTCGACGTGGGCGTGCTGGATGAGATCGGCGCCTCGCTGCGGCTGACTGAAGGTGCTGAGAACCTGTTCGCCGAGCTCAAGCGTCTGGGCTATAAGACAGCGATTCTGTCGGGCGGCTTCACCTATTTTGCCAAGCAAGTGCAGGCGCGCCTGGGTATCGACTATGTGTTTGCCAACGAGCTGGAAGTGGTCGATGGCAAGGTGACTGGCGTGGCCATCGAGCCGATCGTCGACGCGCAGCGCAAGGCTGATCTGCTGCAGGAGCTGGCGAGCAAGGAAGGCCTGCAACTGGCACAGACTATTGCCGTGGGCGACGGCGCCAATGATTTGCCGATGCTGTCGCTGGCGGGGCTGGGGGTTGCCTTCCGCGCCAAGCCGCTGGTGCGTCAGTCGGCCAAACAGGCGATTTCTACCCTCGGCTTGGATGGCGTGCTGTATCTGCTTGGCTTGCGCGATCGCGACGCTCGCGGCTGA
- a CDS encoding histidine kinase: MNRPTPVKPDNFFLMIFRALRQRRVPLALRIASTNIFLVALALVIYACVMGLQFKQAMHEQADALGQSLTIQTATSATELLVSNDILSLNVLLGNLVKNPLVAHAAIYSVDNRILAEAGQRPKNSLLGEAEGLYQTKITFQDVTAGQLRISLDMSQFQQPMLISLQSMGILAAILLALALTLSLRLGRFISTPLLQLRVWLRDPHPYTPAIDRQDEIGDIARQLHARLAPPPPPEPEEEEEDDDEAFDDLHDTPVVAKAAPRAKVAAHDDDEDDEAFAGLIDIEEPRAKPAPVESDEPQYTAVLAVQLGSQEQLRRLPRTRLTELLERYTDCLEQAASLYEGETHTLNDGSTLLLFHSRDSGEDYLTNAICCGELLRALGHALQIEVADSGITLQLQLGLVLADDLQGLEQVDLLMAEKAQDALALSQHSRNLLLVERQISDDALVRQRARIRPIASPEGACCVERLMEPYPSMLERQLARMHERRA; this comes from the coding sequence GTGAACCGGCCCACGCCAGTTAAACCCGATAACTTCTTCCTGATGATCTTCCGTGCCCTGCGCCAGCGTCGCGTTCCCCTGGCACTGCGTATCGCCAGCACCAACATTTTCCTGGTGGCGCTGGCGCTGGTGATCTATGCCTGCGTGATGGGCCTGCAGTTCAAGCAGGCCATGCACGAGCAGGCCGATGCGCTCGGCCAGAGCCTGACCATCCAGACCGCTACCTCGGCTACCGAGCTGCTGGTGTCCAACGACATCCTCAGCCTCAACGTGCTGCTGGGCAACCTGGTGAAGAACCCACTGGTGGCCCACGCGGCGATCTACAGCGTCGACAACCGCATCCTCGCCGAGGCCGGCCAACGGCCGAAAAACAGCCTGCTGGGTGAGGCCGAAGGCCTCTATCAGACCAAGATCACCTTCCAGGATGTCACTGCCGGGCAACTGCGCATCAGCCTGGACATGAGCCAATTCCAGCAGCCCATGCTGATCAGCCTGCAAAGCATGGGCATTCTGGCGGCAATCCTGCTGGCGCTGGCGCTGACCTTGAGCCTGCGCCTGGGCCGCTTCATCTCCACTCCGCTGTTGCAACTGCGGGTCTGGCTACGTGATCCGCACCCCTATACCCCGGCGATCGATCGCCAGGACGAAATCGGCGATATCGCCCGTCAATTGCATGCCCGCCTTGCCCCTCCTCCTCCACCAGAACCGGAGGAGGAAGAGGAAGACGACGACGAAGCGTTCGACGATTTGCACGATACCCCTGTCGTCGCCAAAGCTGCGCCACGGGCAAAAGTGGCAGCGCATGATGACGACGAAGACGATGAAGCCTTTGCGGGCCTGATCGACATCGAAGAGCCGCGCGCCAAACCTGCGCCGGTCGAGTCTGACGAGCCGCAATACACCGCCGTGCTCGCCGTGCAGCTGGGCTCGCAGGAGCAACTGCGGCGCCTGCCACGCACCCGCCTGACCGAGCTGCTGGAACGCTACACCGACTGCCTGGAACAGGCGGCATCGCTGTATGAGGGCGAAACCCACACCCTCAACGATGGCAGCACCTTGCTGCTGTTCCACAGCCGCGACAGCGGCGAGGACTACCTGACCAACGCTATCTGCTGCGGCGAGCTGCTGCGCGCCCTGGGCCATGCCCTGCAAATTGAAGTGGCGGACAGCGGGATTACCCTGCAGCTGCAATTGGGCCTGGTGTTGGCCGATGACCTGCAAGGCCTGGAGCAGGTCGATTTGCTGATGGCGGAGAAAGCCCAGGACGCCTTGGCGCTGTCGCAGCACAGCCGCAACCTGCTGCTGGTAGAGCGCCAGATCAGTGATGACGCCCTGGTTCGTCAGCGCGCGCGTATCCGCCCGATTGCCAGCCCTGAAGGGGCTTGCTGCGTGGAGCGCCTGATGGAGCCATATCCGTCGATGCTGGAGCGGCAGTTGGCGCGGATGCACGAGCGGCGCGCCTGA
- a CDS encoding PqiC family protein produces MKVLRLPFALLMTGLLGLSGCSMHQPVALYQLDSGDPGQPSQSAGMAVVLGPVSVADYLQRETFLQRQADGSLTSATDGRWAGSLSSDIDQLLVRQLAWRLDSQRVVLAPASTGFAPDVQVLLSITRLDSGKNQPAILDAQWRLLDRRGNVRDNRIVHLEQQHEGTESSQVQAQGQLLQKLAEQLSSAVKPLANQPAIAEEAPRKPAAPVQVKKEREKSKIPMASPIRTDMEVYRF; encoded by the coding sequence ATGAAAGTTCTGCGCCTTCCATTTGCGCTGTTGATGACTGGCCTGTTGGGCCTGAGCGGGTGCAGCATGCACCAGCCGGTTGCCCTGTATCAGCTCGACAGCGGTGATCCTGGCCAGCCTTCGCAAAGCGCGGGCATGGCTGTGGTGCTCGGCCCGGTATCGGTTGCCGACTACCTGCAACGTGAAACCTTCTTGCAGCGTCAAGCTGATGGCAGCCTGACTTCTGCGACGGACGGTCGTTGGGCGGGCAGCCTTTCGTCGGATATCGACCAGCTGCTGGTGCGTCAGTTGGCCTGGCGTCTGGATAGCCAACGAGTCGTGCTGGCACCGGCGAGCACGGGCTTTGCGCCTGACGTGCAGGTATTGCTGTCGATTACCCGGCTTGATTCAGGCAAGAACCAGCCGGCGATCCTCGATGCCCAGTGGCGTCTGCTCGATCGCCGCGGCAACGTGCGTGACAACCGCATCGTCCACCTTGAGCAGCAGCATGAGGGCACGGAGTCTTCCCAGGTGCAGGCCCAGGGCCAGTTGCTGCAGAAGCTCGCCGAACAGCTGAGCAGCGCCGTCAAGCCGTTGGCCAACCAGCCGGCGATTGCTGAAGAGGCGCCGAGGAAGCCTGCCGCACCGGTTCAAGTGAAGAAAGAGCGGGAGAAGTCGAAGATTCCAATGGCTTCGCCAATTCGCACCGATATGGAAGTCTATCGGTTCTGA
- the parC gene encoding DNA topoisomerase IV subunit A — translation MSDSLELSLDGVERRSLADFTEQAYLNYSMYVIMDRALPHIGDGLKPVQRRIVYAMSELGLDADSKHKKSARTVGDVLGKFHPHGDSACYEAMVLMAQPFSYRYTLVDGQGNWGAPDDPKSFAAMRYTEARLSRYSEVLLSEVGQGTVDWVPNFDGTLQEPSVLPARLPNILLNGTTGIAVGMATDVPPHNLREVASACVRLLDEPKATVEQLCEHIQGPDYPTEAEIITPRADLLKIYESGRGSIRMRAVYRVEDGDIVVTALPHQVSGAKVLEQIAAQMQAKKLPMVADLRDESDHENPCRIVIIPRSNRVDADELMQHLFATTDLESSYRVNVNIIGLDGRPQLKNLRVLLQEWLQFRIGTVRRRLQHRLDKVEKRLHLLDGLLTAFLNLDEVIHIIRTEEHPKQSLIARFDLTEIQADYILETRLRQLARLEEMKIRGEQDELLKEQAKLQALLGSDAKLRKLVRSELIKDAETYGDERRSPIVERAEAKALSENELMPTEPVTVVLSEKGWVRCAKGHDIDATGLSYKAGDGFKAAAAGRSNQFAVLIDSTGRSYSVAAHTLPSARGQGEPLTGRLTPPPGATFECVLLPEDDALYVVASDAGYGFVVKGEDLQAKNKAGKGLLSLPNGAKVMTPRPVANREQDWLAAVTTEGRLLVFKVADLPQLGKGKGNKIIGVPGDRVASREEYVTDLAVIAEGSTLVLQAGKRTLSLKPDDLEHYKGERGRRGSKLPRGFQRVDGLLVEASS, via the coding sequence ATGAGCGACTCACTGGAACTCAGTCTCGACGGCGTCGAACGCCGCTCCCTGGCTGACTTCACCGAACAGGCCTACCTCAACTACTCCATGTACGTGATCATGGACCGCGCCCTGCCGCACATCGGCGACGGCCTCAAGCCGGTCCAGCGGCGCATCGTCTATGCCATGAGCGAGTTGGGGCTGGATGCCGATTCCAAGCACAAGAAATCGGCGCGTACCGTCGGTGACGTGCTCGGTAAGTTCCACCCACACGGCGACTCGGCCTGCTATGAAGCCATGGTGCTGATGGCCCAGCCGTTCAGCTACCGCTATACCCTGGTCGATGGCCAGGGCAACTGGGGTGCGCCGGACGATCCGAAGTCGTTCGCAGCAATGCGTTACACCGAGGCACGGCTGTCACGTTATTCCGAAGTACTGCTCAGTGAAGTAGGCCAAGGCACCGTCGATTGGGTGCCGAACTTCGACGGCACCTTGCAGGAGCCGTCCGTGCTGCCTGCGCGCCTGCCGAACATTCTGCTCAACGGCACCACCGGCATCGCCGTGGGCATGGCCACCGACGTGCCGCCGCACAACCTGCGCGAAGTGGCCAGCGCCTGCGTACGTTTGCTCGATGAGCCCAAGGCCACTGTCGAGCAGCTGTGCGAGCACATCCAGGGTCCGGACTATCCGACTGAAGCCGAGATCATCACGCCGCGCGCCGATCTTCTCAAGATCTACGAGAGCGGCCGTGGTTCGATCCGCATGCGCGCCGTCTACCGCGTCGAGGATGGCGACATCGTCGTTACCGCGCTGCCGCACCAGGTCTCCGGGGCCAAGGTGCTGGAGCAGATCGCCGCGCAGATGCAGGCCAAGAAGCTGCCGATGGTCGCTGACCTGCGTGACGAGTCGGACCACGAGAACCCGTGCCGTATCGTCATCATCCCGCGTTCCAATCGGGTGGATGCCGACGAGCTGATGCAGCATCTGTTCGCCACCACAGACCTTGAGAGCAGCTACCGGGTCAACGTCAATATCATTGGCCTGGACGGCCGCCCGCAGTTGAAGAACCTGCGTGTGCTGCTGCAAGAATGGCTGCAGTTCCGTATTGGCACCGTGCGTCGCCGGCTGCAGCACCGCTTGGACAAGGTCGAGAAACGTCTGCACCTGTTGGACGGTTTGCTCACAGCGTTCCTCAACCTCGATGAAGTGATCCACATCATCCGCACCGAGGAGCACCCCAAGCAGTCGCTGATTGCCCGCTTCGACCTGACCGAAATCCAGGCCGACTACATCCTCGAGACTCGCCTGCGTCAGTTGGCACGTCTGGAAGAGATGAAGATCCGTGGCGAGCAGGACGAACTGCTCAAGGAGCAAGCCAAGTTGCAGGCCCTGCTGGGCAGCGACGCCAAACTGCGCAAACTGGTGCGCAGCGAGCTGATCAAGGACGCCGAAACCTATGGCGACGAGCGCCGTTCGCCGATTGTCGAGCGCGCCGAAGCCAAGGCGCTTTCGGAAAACGAGCTGATGCCGACCGAGCCGGTCACTGTGGTGCTGTCGGAAAAAGGCTGGGTGCGTTGCGCCAAGGGCCACGATATCGACGCCACCGGTCTCTCTTACAAGGCCGGCGATGGCTTCAAGGCCGCTGCCGCTGGGCGTTCCAACCAGTTTGCCGTGCTCATCGACTCGACCGGGCGCAGCTACTCGGTGGCGGCCCATACCCTGCCATCGGCACGGGGGCAGGGCGAGCCGCTGACTGGCCGGCTGACGCCACCGCCTGGGGCCACGTTCGAATGCGTATTGCTGCCCGAGGATGATGCACTGTACGTGGTCGCCTCCGACGCCGGTTACGGCTTCGTGGTCAAGGGCGAGGATTTGCAGGCCAAGAACAAGGCCGGCAAGGGCCTGCTCAGCCTACCCAATGGCGCCAAGGTGATGACCCCACGTCCGGTGGCTAACCGCGAGCAGGACTGGCTGGCAGCGGTGACCACCGAAGGCCGGCTGTTGGTGTTCAAGGTCGCCGACCTACCGCAACTGGGCAAGGGCAAGGGCAACAAGATCATTGGTGTGCCAGGCGATCGGGTGGCCAGTCGGGAAGAATACGTTACCGATCTGGCCGTGATCGCCGAGGGCTCGACCCTTGTATTGCAGGCTGGCAAGCGTACCCTGTCTCTGAAACCTGACGATCTGGAGCACTATAAAGGTGAGCGCGGTCGACGCGGCAGCAAGCTGCCACGCGGCTTCCAGCGGGTCGACGGGTTGCTGGTAGAAGCTTCGAGCTAG
- a CDS encoding retropepsin-like aspartic protease family protein yields MSQPAGKRAGKVLMVVAWAAAMFLATRFFGQWEDHQQNPNAQPQSEHGEGFIEVRLLSNGQGHFVADGAINGKGVRFMLDTGATDVAIPESLAKDLQLQRGAPVILSTANGRTEGYRTRLDSLQLGDIRLQGVRALVVPGLDGETVLLGMSALKQLEFTQRGGSMLLRQNLK; encoded by the coding sequence ATGAGCCAGCCGGCCGGCAAGCGCGCAGGCAAGGTGCTGATGGTGGTCGCCTGGGCGGCGGCCATGTTCCTGGCAACGCGCTTTTTCGGCCAGTGGGAAGACCACCAGCAAAACCCCAATGCCCAGCCGCAGTCCGAGCACGGCGAAGGTTTTATCGAAGTACGGCTGTTGAGCAACGGCCAGGGCCATTTCGTCGCCGATGGCGCGATCAACGGCAAGGGTGTGCGGTTCATGCTCGATACCGGCGCCACCGATGTGGCGATTCCCGAGTCGTTGGCCAAGGACTTGCAACTACAGCGCGGCGCGCCAGTGATCCTCAGTACCGCCAACGGCCGCACCGAAGGCTATCGGACCCGGCTGGACAGCCTGCAACTGGGCGATATCCGCCTGCAGGGCGTGCGCGCCCTGGTGGTCCCAGGCCTGGACGGCGAGACCGTGCTGCTGGGCATGAGCGCCCTCAAACAACTTGAATTTACCCAGCGCGGCGGCAGCATGCTGTTGCGCCAGAACCTGAAATGA